The Halanaerobiales bacterium genome includes the window ACACTCTCACTTTTACAGGAAATACGAAGTAATAAATCAGTAGTTTTGGAAAACGATCAAAATGTAAAATTTATTTTTAGAGATAAAGAGATTAAAGAATTAGTATTAAATACAAGAAATTTCAAAGCTGGGACTGAATCTTATTCTTATTTGATTTCTGGTGAAGCTGGTATTGGTAAAACAACTTTAATAAAGGAATTTTTAGATAAAACTAACCTTGAAGATACACTTGTTTTAAAAACAAATTGTTTTCAGGGGGAAGAAAGATATATTTTCAACCCTTTAAAAAATATTATCAAACAACTTCAGGAGAAATTAGATTTAAATGATCTTGAAATAAATTATCCCTGGAAAGGTGTGCTTTCTCTTCTTTTCCCTTCACTTTTTGCTAATACTGATATTGAAAAAAATGAACAGGTTGAATTTGATTCATTACAATATCAGTCTGCCTTAAAAGCTTTACTTTATCTTTTGTCCTCAGCTGCCAAAAAACAAAAATTAATACTTGTTTTTGAAGATCTGCAGTGGAGTGATCAAAAGAGCCTTTCTTTTATATCACAGTTAATTAAGGAAAATAAAAATAGAAGTATAATGGTTTTAGCTACAACAAGATTAAATCAAAAAAATAAAATTTTAGATGAATTTTCAGCCTTAAATAATCATAATTATCTAAAAGAAATAAAATTACCTCGTTTAAATTATAAGCAGGTTGTTAGTTTTGTAAATAAAACATTACCTGATTATAGTTTTAATAAAGAAATTTATCAAAATATATATAAAGAAACTGAAGGTAATACCTTCTTTTTAGTTGAATTACTCCGTTTATTTAAAGAAAAAAATCGGGAAAAAGCTCTGGCTGAATTTATACAGACTGAGGGCTGTCAGAACATTTTACACAATAAAATTTCTAATATATCAGAAAAAGCAAATAAATTATTGATGCTAGCAGCCGTCTGTTATAAAGAAATAAATTTTGAATTATTAAAAAGCATTAGTGGTATGGACGATTTTGAACTGATAGAATTATTAGAAGAACTACAGAGTAATTATTTATTGGAAGAAAAAGATGATGATGAGTTGAAATACTGGTTTACCCATTCTAAGTTAAAAGAATATATCTATAATCAACTCTCAAATTCACGACTTAAACTATTACACCGCCGCCTAGCAAATTATTTAGAAAATGAAGTTGAATTTACCAGTAATTCAAGAGATCGCTATTCTAAGTTGATTTATCATTATTCTAAAGCAGGAAATAAAC containing:
- a CDS encoding BTAD domain-containing putative transcriptional regulator translates to MQLDIKLLGERDVQLADNKIEFPYKKVEALFYYLIVEKKISRSKVASLLWGNMTDSKAKKNLRNALYQLKKSITEDIFKKSGSSTLHLNKDKYDFKIDLEQFMKNDSLKKSLKVYNGDFLEGFLLKRSPSFNDWIIDNRNYYQQLYIEKLKKRIENLESREKNEKAINYLQDLIKVDEFNEMAYRKLMNLYHKNGQSAKALQVYKKLDEILEKELGINPDQKTLSLLQEIRSNKSVVLENDQNVKFIFRDKEIKELVLNTRNFKAGTESYSYLISGEAGIGKTTLIKEFLDKTNLEDTLVLKTNCFQGEERYIFNPLKNIIKQLQEKLDLNDLEINYPWKGVLSLLFPSLFANTDIEKNEQVEFDSLQYQSALKALLYLLSSAAKKQKLILVFEDLQWSDQKSLSFISQLIKENKNRSIMVLATTRLNQKNKILDEFSALNNHNYLKEIKLPRLNYKQVVSFVNKTLPDYSFNKEIYQNIYKETEGNTFFLVELLRLFKEKNREKALAEFIQTEGCQNILHNKISNISEKANKLLMLAAVCYKEINFELLKSISGMDDFELIELLEELQSNYLLEEKDDDELKYWFTHSKLKEYIYNQLSNSRLKLLHRRLANYLENEVEFTSNSRDRYSKLIYHYSKAGNKLKELEYLIKEAETYFKQTHKLFPILHDNYLDNEQLVFLKKKEAKNYLD